A window of Pedobacter lusitanus contains these coding sequences:
- a CDS encoding TetR/AcrR family transcriptional regulator, whose product MSVSEPVKDDVIQKQILQAAKQLFQAHGLQKVTMDDVAKAVGKGRSSLYYYYKSKDEILDAVMDSEISENLAAVAVAVAQESTSEQKIKAFYLTRLQLLEKRRALYSALDVGMDATEMSNFNKAKHLIHKRVIEKESELLRQLLTFGIKTGELRPMEPAEQEDLIFVLLSSLHGLKREMVLENDFSRMETAVSSLARLVIHGLKK is encoded by the coding sequence ATGTCTGTCAGCGAGCCGGTAAAAGATGATGTAATACAGAAGCAGATATTACAAGCTGCCAAACAACTGTTTCAGGCACATGGACTTCAAAAAGTAACCATGGACGATGTAGCTAAAGCTGTCGGGAAGGGAAGAAGTTCTCTTTACTATTATTATAAAAGTAAAGATGAAATTTTAGATGCTGTCATGGACTCCGAAATTAGCGAAAATCTGGCAGCAGTTGCTGTAGCAGTAGCTCAGGAATCTACTTCAGAACAAAAAATAAAAGCCTTTTACTTAACCAGATTGCAACTTTTGGAGAAAAGAAGAGCGCTTTACAGTGCCCTGGATGTAGGCATGGATGCAACTGAAATGTCTAATTTCAATAAAGCCAAACATCTCATTCATAAACGTGTAATTGAAAAGGAGAGCGAATTGCTCAGACAGCTATTAACCTTTGGTATAAAAACGGGAGAATTGCGCCCTATGGAACCGGCAGAACAGGAAGACTTGATTTTTGTGCTCCTGAGCAGTTTGCATGGTTTAAAAAGAGAAATGGTGTTGGAGAATGATTTTAGCAGGATGGAGACAGCGGTAAGTTCATTGGCCCGTTTAGTTATCCATGGTTTAAAGAAATAA
- a CDS encoding glycoside hydrolase family 2 TIM barrel-domain containing protein, which produces MKSSLQSTLLGMIVLLSGTVTVKAQLLPAELQTPDIVSVNRMPMRAESYAYENMALAAKRQKENSAYFLSLNGTWKFNWVQDPAKRPLDFYKTDYNDTGWKDFKVPANWETNGYGLPIYVNQPYEFAGQKKRGGRLNPPFDIPADNNPVGSYRKTIEVPANWDGRQIFIHLGAVKSAFYIWVNGKKVGYSEDSKLAAEFDLTKYVKPGKNLIALEVYRWSDGSYLECQDMWRISGIERDVYLYATTKLDIRDFRVNGNLTKDYTNGVLDVQVNVDNYRMDQRTNHSKADTFSVALELNDASGKSIWKETSAAQTVLGNYHKVVDFKKEIPSVKQWSAEIPYLYTLNIILKDQKGAVLEVIPQRVGFRSVEIKGSDFLVNGKRVFIKGVNRHEHNARQGHTLTHADMRKDMEMMKKLNINAVRHSHYPPDPYWMELCDEYGLYVIDEANIESHGRGYDLAVTFANDKTWRNAHFERIRRMYERDKNYPSVVTWSLGNEAGNGTNMYEGYNWLKNTDNTRPVQYERAEEDFNTDMIVPQYPDPNWLIEYSKSNETRPLIMSEFAHIMGNSLGNYDEYWNAIEHNPKLQGGFIWEWIDQGLDTVKNGKRILAYGGDFPLSGPVNEDFSDNNFCVKGVVTAYRGLTPMAVQVKKTHQFIKTTYAGNYEIKINNSYFFRNIAHTQLNWELTENGKIVDKGTVASLAVGPRAEITVALPVKFKQQPGKEYFLNVHYVLKEAEPFLEKGYEVAYEQFALNKIEPALQIPAVKGSLQVNKTEQIYAVSGKDFKIEFDVKAGLLKSYFQHGEQLLQKGPVPAYWRAPTDNDIGAGFNKRLRKWRDAYQTGKLLSAELNQNADGSYTMNFKKELLEGEAIQESAITVFADGTLKMDYHLNTVKGKYPLLLRVGTDLELKKEYENIEFYGRGPWENYWDRKTASLVGLYKQKTKDQYFAYARPQESGNKTDVRWVSFTNQKGKGLQFASGSNLLSFSALPYSLDDLDPEQDKKQYHSGELTERNSIYVHMDAQQSGVQGIDSWGSSPLKEYRIPFAEQTYSYWIKPVK; this is translated from the coding sequence ATGAAATCCTCACTTCAATCAACGCTTTTGGGCATGATAGTCCTGCTTTCGGGTACGGTTACCGTGAAAGCACAACTCCTCCCTGCCGAGCTGCAAACCCCGGATATTGTATCCGTTAACCGGATGCCTATGCGTGCGGAGTCTTATGCCTATGAAAATATGGCTCTGGCAGCTAAACGACAAAAAGAAAACTCTGCGTATTTCCTGTCTTTAAATGGAACATGGAAATTCAACTGGGTACAGGACCCGGCCAAAAGACCGCTGGATTTTTACAAAACAGATTACAATGATACCGGGTGGAAAGATTTTAAGGTACCAGCTAACTGGGAAACCAACGGATATGGTTTACCTATTTATGTTAACCAGCCATATGAGTTTGCAGGTCAGAAAAAAAGAGGCGGACGTTTAAATCCCCCTTTTGATATTCCTGCTGATAACAACCCGGTAGGTTCTTACCGTAAAACTATCGAAGTTCCGGCAAACTGGGATGGCAGGCAGATTTTTATCCATCTTGGTGCAGTTAAATCCGCCTTTTATATCTGGGTGAACGGGAAAAAAGTGGGGTATAGTGAAGATAGTAAACTGGCAGCCGAATTTGATCTGACCAAATATGTAAAACCAGGAAAAAACCTCATCGCACTGGAAGTTTATCGCTGGAGTGATGGCAGTTACCTGGAATGCCAGGATATGTGGCGTATCTCCGGAATAGAACGTGATGTCTATTTATATGCCACTACAAAACTGGATATCCGTGATTTCAGGGTAAATGGTAATCTGACTAAAGACTATACTAATGGTGTATTGGATGTACAGGTTAACGTAGACAATTACAGAATGGATCAGCGGACCAATCACAGTAAAGCAGATACCTTTTCTGTTGCACTGGAACTGAATGATGCAAGTGGAAAGTCTATCTGGAAAGAAACTTCAGCTGCACAAACCGTACTGGGTAATTACCATAAGGTGGTGGACTTTAAAAAGGAGATTCCGTCAGTTAAACAATGGTCGGCAGAGATCCCTTATTTATACACGCTGAATATCATCCTTAAAGATCAAAAAGGAGCAGTTCTTGAAGTCATTCCACAGCGTGTAGGATTCCGTAGTGTAGAGATTAAAGGCAGCGATTTTCTGGTTAATGGCAAACGTGTTTTTATCAAAGGAGTGAACAGGCATGAGCATAACGCCAGACAGGGGCATACCTTAACCCATGCAGATATGCGTAAGGATATGGAGATGATGAAAAAACTCAATATCAATGCCGTGCGTCACTCTCATTATCCGCCAGATCCTTACTGGATGGAACTTTGTGATGAATATGGTTTATATGTCATTGATGAGGCAAATATTGAATCACATGGCCGTGGTTATGATCTGGCAGTGACTTTTGCAAATGATAAAACCTGGCGTAATGCTCATTTTGAGCGTATCCGCAGGATGTATGAAAGAGATAAAAATTATCCTTCGGTAGTGACCTGGTCACTGGGTAATGAAGCCGGAAACGGAACCAATATGTATGAAGGATATAACTGGCTTAAAAATACAGACAATACGCGTCCGGTACAATACGAACGTGCAGAAGAAGATTTCAATACAGACATGATTGTGCCACAGTATCCTGATCCAAACTGGCTGATTGAGTATTCAAAAAGCAACGAGACACGTCCTTTAATTATGAGCGAGTTTGCGCATATTATGGGGAATAGTCTGGGTAATTATGATGAATACTGGAATGCGATAGAGCACAACCCTAAATTACAGGGCGGTTTTATCTGGGAATGGATTGACCAGGGTTTAGACACTGTTAAAAATGGAAAACGCATTTTAGCTTATGGTGGTGATTTCCCGCTTTCCGGCCCGGTTAATGAAGATTTTAGTGATAATAATTTCTGTGTTAAGGGAGTAGTTACGGCTTACAGAGGGTTGACACCTATGGCTGTACAGGTTAAAAAGACACATCAGTTTATAAAAACAACTTATGCTGGAAATTATGAGATTAAGATAAACAACAGCTATTTTTTTAGAAATATAGCACATACGCAGTTAAACTGGGAGCTTACAGAAAACGGAAAAATAGTTGATAAAGGAACAGTTGCCAGTCTGGCTGTTGGTCCCCGTGCAGAAATTACTGTTGCTTTACCAGTTAAATTTAAACAGCAGCCTGGTAAAGAGTATTTTCTGAATGTACATTATGTGCTTAAAGAAGCAGAACCATTTTTAGAAAAAGGTTATGAAGTGGCCTATGAGCAGTTTGCCCTAAATAAAATTGAGCCTGCTTTGCAGATACCTGCAGTAAAAGGTAGTTTGCAGGTTAATAAAACCGAGCAGATATATGCTGTTTCGGGTAAAGATTTCAAGATCGAATTTGATGTTAAAGCAGGTTTGTTGAAAAGCTATTTTCAGCATGGAGAGCAGTTGCTGCAAAAAGGACCTGTTCCGGCTTACTGGAGAGCACCAACGGATAATGATATTGGTGCAGGTTTCAATAAAAGACTGCGTAAATGGAGAGATGCTTATCAAACCGGAAAACTGCTTTCTGCAGAACTGAATCAAAATGCTGATGGCAGTTATACTATGAATTTCAAAAAGGAATTACTCGAAGGTGAAGCTATACAGGAGTCGGCTATTACCGTTTTTGCTGACGGTACTTTAAAAATGGATTATCATTTAAATACCGTTAAGGGTAAATATCCGCTGCTGCTAAGAGTAGGAACTGATCTGGAGCTGAAAAAAGAATATGAAAATATAGAGTTTTACGGCAGAGGCCCGTGGGAGAACTACTGGGACAGAAAAACAGCTTCGCTGGTTGGTTTGTATAAACAAAAAACAAAAGACCAGTATTTTGCTTATGCCCGTCCGCAGGAAAGTGGCAATAAAACAGATGTACGCTGGGTAAGTTTCACCAATCAGAAAGGTAAGGGGTTACAGTTTGCTTCCGGAAGTAATCTGTTAAGCTTCTCTGCACTGCCTTACAGCCTGGATGATCTGGACCCTGAACAGGATAAAAAACAGTATCATTCTGGTGAATTAACTGAAAGAAACAGTATTTACGTGCATATGGACGCACAGCAGTCTGGTGTACAGGGAATAGACAGCTGGGGTTCCAGTCCGTTAAAGGAGTATCGTATTCCTTTTGCAGAGCAGACTTACAGTTATTGGATTAAACCGGTTAAATAA